AGGGTGCGTGCGCCCGTGGCACCGATCGTGACccgggtgcgcgtgcccggcgaccACGATTGGCGGTGAtcgcggcaggagtgtggatctgtgtgtggaaATCCACTTTGGATTTGTGCCTAGGGGGTGTTTACTAACCGTGGGGGGGCTTTTCCTAGGagaaggcatggatccatgtccctgcttaTCAGGAACACAGGTTCCATGTCTTCTCCCACTGagagaacagcgatctgccttgtttacatagactgcCCGTTTAAGGACTAATTGGCCAGTTTGGCGGACATCGCAGCGGGCCGCTGGTGGTGCGCCTGCGCGCCCCCCAAACCCGAAGCTGCTGGAGCTTTTCCTAGGAGAAGCCATGGATCCATGTCCATGCTTATCAGGAACACAGGTTCCATGCCTTCTCCCACTGAgagaatctgccttgtttacatagactgcCGTTCTGCCCTGTGTAAGGAATAATCAGCCAGTTTGGCGGACACCGCAGCGGGCCCACTGGTGGTGCGCCTGCGCGCCCCCCCCCTAAACCCGAAGCTGCTGGATCACTTACCTGGTATGCGCAGGAGAGCCGCCTTGCACAGTATACGACCGGCGAGCGTTTAACAAATCAATACCGCAATCAATGACGACgcaaaacgtaaaatgtattagcaaaataattttattgataagaatttttatactttatagaaaaacatgACAAGTCATCCAACGCGATCGACAAATACATAAATCTCATAATCGCCCCCGTGGGGGCAAATATTGCCCATAACAACGTGTAACGGGATATAGGGCTTCTATGAAAGTATTTCCAACAGGAAGTGTCTCCACGGCAGCCAATCAGAATCTCtggtttattttatataattattagCCAGCGCCCCCTTCTGTTACCTGCAccgcgcagggggggggggggcagcatcttTACAAAAGACAATCGTTTGTACAGCTGCGGACACTCCCCCGAGGATCTGTGCTTATATATTACAAACATTCAAATATCATTCTGAGCTTTatctgtataaatatatattttttaaataattctccttttaagggggtgtggcctcTGCCTACAAATTTTTGCTTATTGGGGTCCCTCGTTTTTTCGTCAAAAAGTTGGTAGGTgtgataaaagtgatccaaaaacattgtaacagtgtaaaaataaagaataaaaagtaataaaattaataaaaaaaaaaatatatatatatatacacagtgtaccCGTGTGCTTGTGCACAGTAGAGAACACATACGTAGGTCACGCCCACATATGGAGGTTCCTCAACCCCCTTGCCGGCCCCCTACCTGGGAAAACACGTcaatgtcggggggggggggggggggggttggctgcaGCTAGACGCCACAACCCCGGTATTTTCTTTTCCCCTCAGGCgattctctttcagataaaagtgatccCTGCGTCAGGTTCCCCGCGGGATCACTTTTAGAAAACGTCAGGAGAAGATGCCCAGGAGCCTCCCGGCCCCATAGAGATAAAGCGATGGCAAGATGGCTGCCGCTcatctctatggccttggaggaccggggcgacgtcacaacgtcacttctagTTCTCGGGAACCGTgttaacatatttatttttttctaaggaGAGATTTTGGGGTCTTTtataccccagatctctcaataaagaggacctgtcgtgctgTATTGTTatcataagggatgtttacagtccttgcgatagcaataaaaacacagggccagattcagagaagaagtacgccggagtatctgctgatactccggcgtactttcaaatttgccgcgtcgtatcttcatttgtaattcacaaacaaagttacgacggcatttggctaagatccgacaggcgtacggcttcgtacgccttcggatcttaggatgcaatacttcggcggccgctgggtggagttcgcgtcgttttccgcgtcgggtatgcaaattagctgtttacggcgatccacgaaggtacgcgcgtttgtcgcattctcttgcgtcgttttttcccgtcgtaaagttaagagtgctatttagatggtgtaaaattacaccatccatgttaaagtatggccgtcgttcccgcgtcgaattttaatttttaatttttttttgcgtaagacgtccgggaatacgaaagtacgttacgcacgtcgccgttcataaaacacgtcgggcgccgtaatttcgcgcaaagcacggcgggaaattttctaacggagcatgcgcagaacgttcggcgcgggaacgcgcctaatttaaatggtacacgccccatttgaattaaggcggtcttgcgccggacggctttacgctacgccgccgcaagtttacaggcaagtgctttgtgaatcaagcacttgcgctgaaaacttgcggcggtattGTTgttgtaacgtaaacgagatacgtttcgcggcagcgcaggtacctgaatctggccctcagctcTCAACTTTCCcgtatttggagggactgtcccgtatttggagggactgtcccgtaTTTGGCGGGACTGTTTcgtatttggagggactgtcccggatttggagggactgtttcGTATTTGGTGGGACTGTTTCGTATTTGGTGGGACTGTTTcttatttggagggactgtcccggattttgGAAGGACTGTCCCAGATTTGGAAGGACTGTCCCAGATTTGGAGAGACTATCCCAGATTTGGTGGGACTGTCccagatttggagggactgtcccagatttagcgggactgtcccggatatggcgggactgtcccggatttggaacaaagtccctcattCACTCTCAtatgtccctcatgttggtctgatctatatagtagcatataaaatgcacttttaatcTTTTCCCGGAGCTaaaactttcatccaatttctaaattgctgcatttgtaaatttcaaaagccgatATAAaggaatttaaagcggagttccggccacaatttcactttttaaatataaatacccctgtaacacacaagcttaatgtattttagtaaagttagtctgtaaactaaggtccgttttgttaggttgttacagcatttagacactttataaaatagaaattgactggggccatcttaagtgtgggcatcatgaagccagactgtatgacttcctggatttcagccttgtagatctcgcacatgctcagtgctgcacaagcagtgtcagatcaggtttcagcacctgtgctgtccgagtcacatgattctttgagactggggagtgcaccgcggtgtaggttaggaagcattaagcacctaggtgcaggaagagggaagattaactattctgcctagcaacaacactttgaaggcatctaaaaaaaaaaaaaaaattcgtaaaggactaatgaaatttttttaaaactactgatgtaatgttatatttatgggtggaactccactttaaaaaaaaaaaaagcacttgtgggtttaaccaataatttttttgtaattattcTCCTATTAAGGGGGTGTGGCCTATGCCTACAAACTTTTGCTAATTGgggtccctcgttcccatctcaaaaagttggtaggtgtgataaaagtgatccaaaaacaTTGTAACAGTGtaaaaacaaagaataaaaagtaataaaatgaataaaaaaaaaatatatatatatacacagtgtaccCGTGTGCTTGTGCACAGTagtgaacgcatacgtaggtcacgcccacatatgtaaacagtgttcgcaccacacatgtgaggtatcgccgcaaatatctgagcgagagcaataattctagcgctagacctcctctgtaactctaaattggcAACCCGTGGAAGTTTttaatggagatttttaggtattgtattttggcgccattccatgagcgcacgccattttaaagcgtgacatgttagggatCGAatgactcggcgtaacatcatctttcatatgaCGCAAAACAATTGGGGtatatattgtggtttttttttttaataattcattagagtgtatttttttccccccaaaaaattccattaaaaaaaaaaaacgatttgacaTAAAgaaattgcaatgaccgccattttattctctagggtctctggggtagattcaggtaagggCTGCGCACTGATAcagcagcgtatcgtctttacgctacgccgccgtaaattacaggagcaatcGATGTATtcgcgaagcacttgctccgtaagttgcggcggcgtagcgtaaaaggggccggcttaagcgcgcgtaattcaaatgatccggtagggggcgtggatcatttaaattaggcgcgttcccgcgccgaacgtactgctcatgcgccgtccctaaaatttcccgacgtgcattgcggtaaatgacgtcgcaaggacgtcattggtttagacgtgaacgtaaatggcgtccagcgccattctcggacgactaacgcaaacgacgtaaaattttcaaatcgcgacgtgggaacgacgtccatacttaacattggctgcgcctcctaatagcaggagcagccttacgccgaaaaagccttaacgcaaacgacgtaaaaaactaacgccgggcgcacgtacgtttgtgaatcggcgtatctaggaaattagcatattctacgccgacaacaagggaagagccccctagcggccaaagtgatattgcacacaattctacgccgccgcaatcaagttacgtcggtggaggaagcctatttttacagcgtaactgcctttgtgaatcggcgtaacgaaacgctgacgcagatttgaaattacggcggcgtatctgagatactccgccgtaacaggtacctgaatctaccccctctgTCTTTAGCTTATGTACAGACGCAATGAATCACCGTATTGCTTGTAATATggtcgtcagctccatctagtggccatagtgcaactttttctttttttatgtcgaTTGAGGTACAGTAATACCCTGAattgcggttaacgagcgtttcgcaatacgcgctattttttattttttttttaattcggttTGCGAACGTTGTTCAAGCCTCTTATTCAAGCCTCTGTGCAGTACTGTATTTTGCCAGAGGTGGCGGGGGCGGTGACACTCGGAGCCGCTTGGATGCACTTGGAGCCACTCGGAAACACTCAGTACCCGAGTGTTTTCAAACCTCTCTAAGCTGTTTCCAACTGTTTCCGGCACCCTGCCACCTCTGGCCACGTGCGTACTACATACATAGAAGTTAATGTTGAACGAATTATCTGAattcccattgacttctatggggaaactcgctttgatatgagagtgctttggatgattatgctcgtaatccaaggttccactgtatttcagaAAAAATATCACATTATCGCCACTAGATGGGGGTGATGGTCATAGGAGATAATCATGTGACAGACAATGTGGTGATAATTCGTTGTGCTTGTatatccacttgccgacctcctcatgtagatatacgtcagcagaatggcacggacaggcacatgcacgtacctatacgtcctctgcttgacgtgggtcgggggtccgatcgggaccccccccccgctacatgcggcggtcggtaagcctcggggagcgatgcgGGAGACGGTTTCTAGCCGCccagtcgcgatcgctccccggagctgaagaacggggagagccgtatgtaaacacggcttccccgtgcttcactgtggcggcgcatcgatcaagtgatcccttttatagggagactcgatcgatgacgtcagacctatagccacacccccctacagttgtaaacacacactaggtgaacactaaatgttacagcgcccccttgtgtttaactcccaaactgcaactgtcattttcacaataaacaatgcaatttaaatgcattttttgctgtgaaaatgacagtggtcccaaaaatgtgtcaaaattgttcgaagtgtccgccataatgtcgcagtcatgaaaaaatcgctgatcgccgccattagtagtaaaaaaaaataaaaaaataaaaatgcatttaaactatcccctattttgtaaacgctataaattttgcgcaaaccaatcgataaacgcttattgcgatttttttaccaaaaataggtagaagaatacgtatcggcctaaactgaggaaaaattttttttttcatatatgtttttgggggatatttattatagaaaaagtaaaaaatattgcatttttttcaaaattgtcgctctatttttctttatagcgcaaaaaataaaaaccgcagaggtgatcaaataccaacaaaagaaagctctatttgtggggaaaaaaaggacgccaattttgtttgggagccacgtcgcacgaccgtgcaattgtctgttaaagcgacgcagtgccgaattgtttaaaaaccccttgggtctttaggcagcatattggtccggggcttaagtggttaaatgctgaaGACatctgcatacattttttttatagacccTCAATGGCTTTTATTAATGAATCTGACTCCTTTTTGTGGGTCTGCTCATAAATCGGAACACCCCAATTGGCCCTCTCATCTGATGGTACCCGCATAGCTCCATAGAGGGGTCAGTATGTGTTCCCTACCATACCCGCCtccaaaaaacaacaataaaatacCCATGACTAAACTCCAGGGCccgattcagatagagatacgacggcatatctcctgatccgccgtagTATCTCTGAGTcccgctcggtcgtatctatgcgcctgattcatagaatcaggttccgcatagatctccctaagatccgccaggcgtaagtgtcttaccaccgtcggatcttaggctgcaattccaggcggccgctaggtggcgtttcgttttttttcacgcgacgaatatgcaaatgaggatttccgccgttcagaaacgaacgcccgccggcgcttttttttttttacgtcgtttgcgttcggctttttccggcggatagttacccctgctatatgcggcgtatcctatgttaagtatggccgtcgtccccgggtcgaattttgaattttttacgccgtttgcgtaagtcggttcgcgaatacggatggacgtaatttacgttcacgtcgaaaccaatgacgtcctggcgacgtcatttggagcaatgcacgctgggaaatttaggggacggcgcatgcgcagttcgtttcggcgcggggacgcgcctgatttaaattctacacgcccccaaatttgaattccgccgggggatttacgatccgccggcgcaactttagaggcaagtgctttctgaatacagcacttgcctcaaaaacttgcgccggcggatcgtaaatcagataggttacgcggatctaaagatccgctaacctatctgaatctagccccagggggtggagccaaatattttggggggcgtggcctggtcggagtccaggctgaggtctCCACTGACTCCACTCATCTCAACAGAACACCGAGATGTGCCGCCTCCAGGGGCCTCCTCCTTCCCTAAAGATGCCCAGTGCAGCCAATGAACAATTGAACCCAGGACCAGCATGCAAGGCGAAAATCCCAAAaagtgcacccccccccacatcctaCCCCCAATGTCATCTGTGAACTATTTCAGCAGCATAGGTTTTTGGTGCCCCAAGGCAGCCGCCTCTCCAGTCTACCCCTTGGCTTGGACCTGCTTGGATATGTTCCGGCCCCTGCTGTAATACCCAGGGCCGGGGGCAAGGGGCGGGCAGGAGGGAAAGCTGCGTGAGCCTCGGAAACAcacggaaaggcctgaggacagctcggctgacctcggaaaaagCTCGGGAACTGAGTCTCGGCTccactcggctccggcgccccccccccccccacatcaggccaaacacggtactgcacacgcAGTAAACCCATTCTACTGCAAACActaacagtgggggagggggcgcaAGTCCCACATTCTTTCCCCCCCCCGGGCGAATAGACGAACCTGCCCCGGTACTGGTAACACCCCAAAAGCAGCAGAATGACGCATCAAACCATATTTCAGAAAAGAACTTTAGGAATGGAATGACCATCTATTCCTTCCTTCCTGTCTTCGGGAAGAAATGTCTACGGGAAAATGGAAGCCCCCCGGGGGTGAAGGTCTTTGCCGGGTTTTTTGTCTCTTCCACCACACAAGAAGCCACAAATTAAAGTCTGACCCTCCCCCTACCGCCCCCGAAACGTAAAAAAAAGGTTCTGGACGAAGCTCCACGTCATGCTTTTGCATGTCCCGGCCAGTAGGGGGAAACCTCATGTCAGCCGACCCCCGTCCTCCAGGTGGGGTAGCATTGGTGGCTACAATATTCTTATAATACAGAACACTGGAGTATATAGCAGTGACGGTGCCcccccgggaggggggggggggtctaccaCGGCCTCCATATGTCCCTGTGACCCTCCGAGGGGTTGCATGGTCTTCTCTCCAGCGAGGGGGGCGGGTGATGGAGGCCGCGCTCTGCGGAGGACGGGCTTGGCTGCCTGCAGATATGGCGCAGGATCTTCGCCTTCGTCTGGCCGTGGGTGTGCAGAAACCCCACCGTCTCCTTCAGGCACATGTAATACCCCTGATAGTACAAGTCCTGGGCGTTCCGGGAGTCTAGAGCAAGGAAAGAGGCAAAAAAGACACAtaaataatatacaatatataatccGTGTAAAATAATTGTAGGACATAAACTAGGTCGCAGCCTCCCCTGACGAACTCCCCAATGGAGACTCtagaataaatatgaaaaaagtgGGGTGTTTGGCAGATCACTCTTCATAGGGTGAGTATTGAATCCTTGACATAGGCCGTGTTAATATAATGGAATGTACTAGCCTAAGGCCGCTCAGGTAAGTACTGACCGTtaaacagtggcgtcactagggttggtgtcacccggtgcgaaaaaaaattgtgtcaccccccccccaccaactatagtctaCCCTcgctacagaccccccccacactaattacagacccccctcccacagtatagaacccctctctcagtacagacccccccccactaagtacagacccccctccctctgtataaacctccccctcagtacagacaccccctcagtgcagacacccctcaGTTGCAGACCCCCTACATCAGTGCAGATCCCcgatcagtgcagatcccccatcagtacagaaacCCCTAcctagtgcagaccccctccatcagtacagacaccctcacctcagtgcagacacccccacctcagtgcagacccctacatcagtgcagacacccccacctcagtgcagaccctccatcggtacagacaccccccacctcagtgcagaccccctacatcagtgcagacacccccacctcagtgcagacccctccatcGTACAGACACCCCGACCTTATtgcagaccccctcccccatcagtacagacacccccccacctcagtgcagaccctccaTTGGTACAGACACCCTCACCTCGGTGcagacccctccatcagtacagacacccccacctcagtgcagaccctccaTTGGTACA
This sequence is a window from Rana temporaria chromosome 10, aRanTem1.1, whole genome shotgun sequence. Protein-coding genes within it:
- the LOC120916128 gene encoding transcription factor HES-5-like, with protein sequence MASGFHIVQEADKVQLRKNKIRKPVIEKMRRDRINHSIEELRVLLEKDIQSQNSKLEKADILEMAVNYLRQQKTHQNDSRNAQDLYYQGYYMCLKETVGFLHTHGQTKAKILRHICRQPSPSSAERGLHHPPPSLERRPCNPSEGHRDIWRPW